The DNA segment AACGTGCCGCCGAAGTGCCGGCACGGCCGCGTATCCTCGTGGTCCGGCGCGACAATATCGGCGACTTGGTGTGTACGCTGCCGATGATCGCTGCGTTACGCCGCCGTTACCCAGAGGCCTACATCGCCGCGCTGGTCAACAGCTACAATCGCGACGTGCTCGACGGTCACCCCGATCTGGACGCAGTTTTTGCCTATACCAAGGCCAAGCATCGCGCGGATGGCGAGTCCGTGATCGGCGTCTACTGGCGGCGTCTCAAACTGATGCTGTATTTGCGCCGTCAGCGCTTCGATTATGCCATTCTCGGTGGCGCGCACTTTCTGCCGCGCGCGTTACGTCTCGCCCGCCCGCTGGGCGCGAAGCACATCCTGGGCTTTACCGAGCCGGGTCGGCGCGGTGGCGGCGCCATCGATGTCGCGGTGCCCTATGGCAGTGGTGCGGGGATGCATGAGGTCGAGGATATCTTTCGCTTGCTCGCGCCCTTGGGCATCGACGGCCCGCCGCCTGCGGCGCGTCTCGCAGCCGATGCTGCCCTTGCCGACAGTGTGCGTGCGCGCCTGCCGGCGGCCGCGGCGGGACGCCCGCTGATCGGACTGCACATCAGCGCCCGCAAGCCCTCCAACCGCTGGCCGGTCGAGCGCTTCGAGGCCGTGGCCCGCCATCTGCACGAGAGTCATGGCGCGCACTTCCTGCTCTTCTGGTCGCCCGGTGCGCCCGACGACCGTTTCCATCCCGGTGACGACGACAAGGCCGAACGCCTGACAAGCGCTCTGGGGTCGGAGCTGCTGACGCCCTGTCGAACCGAACGGCTCGCCGAGCTGATCGCAGGGCTTTCCTTGTGTGACGCCGTGCTGTGTAGCGACGGCGGTGCGATGCATATCGCCGCCGCGCTGGAAAAGCCGATCGTGTGTCTGTTCGGCGCCACCGATGCTGTGCGTTGGCACCCTTGGGCCGCGCCGCACCAGTTGTTGCAGACGCAGGCTCGCGATGTAGCCGACGTTGATGCCGAGGCCGTGATTACGGCGTTCAGCGAAATGATGACTCGCAAGGCAGTCGGTTGAACACCGATGTCGTAAGGCGTGAATGCATATGAATATTTTGCTGATCACCAACGAATTCAGTACCCG comes from the Acidihalobacter yilgarnensis genome and includes:
- a CDS encoding glycosyltransferase family 9 protein; this translates as MAENPATSPAQRAAEVPARPRILVVRRDNIGDLVCTLPMIAALRRRYPEAYIAALVNSYNRDVLDGHPDLDAVFAYTKAKHRADGESVIGVYWRRLKLMLYLRRQRFDYAILGGAHFLPRALRLARPLGAKHILGFTEPGRRGGGAIDVAVPYGSGAGMHEVEDIFRLLAPLGIDGPPPAARLAADAALADSVRARLPAAAAGRPLIGLHISARKPSNRWPVERFEAVARHLHESHGAHFLLFWSPGAPDDRFHPGDDDKAERLTSALGSELLTPCRTERLAELIAGLSLCDAVLCSDGGAMHIAAALEKPIVCLFGATDAVRWHPWAAPHQLLQTQARDVADVDAEAVITAFSEMMTRKAVG